A stretch of the uncultured Cohaesibacter sp. genome encodes the following:
- a CDS encoding TAXI family TRAP transporter solute-binding subunit — MLKKVTLTAAALAAGVTFSPAAFAEEFITIGTGGVTGVYYPTGGAICRLVNKGRKEHGVRCSVESTGGSVYNINTIREGELEFGVAQSDWQYHAYNGTSKFEDKGPFKELRAVFSVHPEPFTVVARADSGIKSFQDLKGKRVNIGNPGSGQRGTMEVLMDALGWTTDDFALATELKAAEQSAALCDNQIDAMVYTVGHPSGSIQEATTACDSVLVTVDGAAVDKLIADNSYYRTATIPGGMYRGNDKDTKTFGVGATFVTSSKVSEDTVYTLVKSVFENFDAFKKLHPAFANLKPEEMAKDGLSAPLHPGAAKYYKEKGWIK, encoded by the coding sequence ATGTTGAAAAAAGTAACTTTGACGGCCGCTGCACTGGCAGCCGGTGTCACCTTCTCGCCAGCCGCTTTTGCAGAAGAATTCATCACCATCGGTACCGGTGGCGTAACCGGTGTGTATTACCCAACCGGTGGTGCAATTTGCCGTCTCGTTAACAAAGGCCGCAAGGAACATGGTGTTCGTTGTTCCGTCGAATCCACTGGTGGTTCCGTATACAACATCAACACCATCCGCGAAGGTGAGCTGGAATTCGGCGTTGCTCAGTCTGACTGGCAGTATCATGCCTACAACGGCACCTCCAAGTTCGAGGACAAAGGTCCGTTTAAAGAGCTGCGCGCTGTTTTCTCAGTGCATCCAGAACCATTCACCGTGGTTGCCCGTGCTGATTCCGGCATCAAGTCCTTCCAGGACTTGAAAGGCAAACGCGTCAACATTGGTAACCCTGGCTCCGGTCAGCGCGGTACCATGGAAGTTTTGATGGATGCTCTGGGCTGGACCACGGACGATTTCGCACTGGCAACCGAGCTGAAGGCTGCTGAACAGTCTGCCGCTTTGTGTGACAACCAGATTGACGCCATGGTTTATACCGTTGGTCACCCATCCGGTTCCATTCAGGAAGCGACCACTGCTTGTGATTCCGTTCTGGTTACCGTTGACGGCGCCGCTGTTGACAAGCTGATCGCTGACAATAGCTACTACCGCACCGCGACCATTCCGGGCGGCATGTATCGTGGCAACGACAAGGACACCAAAACCTTCGGTGTTGGTGCAACCTTCGTAACCTCTTCCAAAGTTTCCGAAGACACCGTTTACACCCTCGTGAAATCCGTGTTCGAAAACTTTGATGCTTTCAAGAAGCTGCATCCTGCTTTTGCCAACCTGAAGCCTGAAGAAATGGCAAAAGACGGTCTGTCTGCTCCTCTGCATCCAGGTGCCGCAAAATACTACAAAGAAAAAGGCTGGATTAAATAA
- a CDS encoding MurR/RpiR family transcriptional regulator — MIAKRFGPLRISAGLFGWGSRALDAPSIQDRIAGHYGELSERLRQAADYVVAHEMEVATYSLRAVSGRAGLAPATFTRLSQALGFASYEEMRDLCRAAVGRQTLTFAQRADLLVQEQDGEDAPAFFDRQLAASLNNLSMMGGELDRDRLFDVVKTLNAARQVHLFGAFSSAGLIDYFAYLARYFAKNWRVAGRRGASLSSSLVDLTDEDALIIITKSPYAKQSILAAKMAHEAGAYVFVITDKHSCPALDFASSYFIVPTESPQFFSSYAATLVLIETIVGMLVHRAGKQARARIKEVETLNHLHGEFWD; from the coding sequence TTGATCGCAAAGCGCTTTGGACCGTTGCGCATAAGCGCGGGTTTGTTTGGCTGGGGGAGCAGAGCACTGGACGCACCGTCAATACAGGATCGGATTGCTGGTCATTATGGAGAGCTGAGTGAGCGCCTGCGTCAGGCCGCCGATTATGTGGTGGCCCATGAGATGGAGGTTGCGACCTACTCCTTGCGCGCTGTTTCGGGGCGGGCCGGGTTGGCGCCTGCCACTTTCACACGACTTTCACAAGCACTCGGCTTTGCCAGTTATGAAGAGATGCGCGATTTGTGTCGCGCAGCCGTCGGGCGCCAGACCCTGACTTTTGCACAGCGAGCAGACCTCCTTGTGCAAGAACAGGATGGCGAAGATGCGCCGGCCTTTTTTGATCGCCAACTTGCTGCAAGTCTCAACAATCTGAGCATGATGGGCGGCGAGCTGGACAGAGACCGCCTGTTCGACGTGGTCAAGACACTGAATGCTGCGCGCCAAGTGCATTTGTTTGGGGCTTTCAGTTCTGCCGGGCTCATTGATTATTTCGCTTATCTGGCCCGGTATTTTGCCAAAAACTGGCGGGTTGCAGGGCGTAGGGGCGCGTCTTTAAGTTCATCTTTGGTGGACCTCACCGATGAGGATGCGCTGATCATCATCACAAAGTCTCCCTATGCCAAACAGTCTATCCTTGCAGCCAAGATGGCTCATGAGGCCGGCGCGTATGTCTTTGTAATAACAGATAAACATTCATGTCCGGCGTTGGATTTTGCCTCCTCCTATTTCATAGTTCCGACGGAAAGTCCGCAATTCTTCTCTTCTTATGCCGCCACTCTTGTGCTAATTGAAACAATAGTGGGAATGTTGGTTCATCGCGCTGGCAAGCAAGCACGTGCGCGAATAAAAGAAGTCGAAACCCTAAACCATCTTCACGGTGAGTTTTGGGACTAA
- a CDS encoding 3-keto-5-aminohexanoate cleavage protein, whose amino-acid sequence MTMSPIADLPTIMVAPNGARRTKADHPALPITIAEVVATAKACQQAGADGLHAHVRNAEGGHVLDSGLYKELLAELAHATPDLYVQITTEAVGIYTPEQQRALVRAVQPKAVSISIREMLSEGEKPEIARFYHDQWHAGTGIQHILYGTDDIALLQDLCERDIVPKEDLKLLFVLGRYTAGQVSSPSDLHPFLDALKAFDQSCGASSDWACCAFGMAETTCLAEAVSKGGKVRIGFENNLHHSDGSLARDNADRVSHLISILQKSV is encoded by the coding sequence ATGACCATGTCGCCAATCGCAGACCTGCCCACCATCATGGTCGCGCCCAACGGCGCGCGCCGCACCAAAGCCGACCATCCGGCCCTGCCCATCACCATCGCCGAAGTGGTGGCCACCGCAAAAGCCTGCCAACAGGCCGGTGCAGACGGGTTGCACGCCCATGTCCGCAACGCAGAAGGTGGCCATGTGCTCGATAGCGGTCTTTACAAGGAATTGCTGGCCGAACTCGCCCACGCAACCCCGGATCTTTATGTCCAGATCACCACCGAGGCGGTCGGCATCTATACCCCCGAGCAACAGCGGGCTCTGGTCCGGGCGGTTCAGCCCAAGGCGGTGTCCATTTCCATCCGTGAAATGTTGAGCGAAGGCGAGAAGCCTGAGATTGCTCGCTTTTATCACGACCAATGGCACGCTGGCACAGGCATCCAGCATATCCTTTATGGCACCGATGATATTGCCCTGCTGCAAGATCTGTGTGAGCGCGACATCGTGCCGAAGGAGGATCTCAAACTGCTTTTCGTGCTGGGCCGCTATACGGCGGGACAAGTCTCAAGCCCATCTGACTTGCACCCTTTCCTTGATGCCCTCAAAGCCTTTGACCAAAGCTGCGGCGCATCATCCGACTGGGCCTGTTGTGCTTTCGGCATGGCCGAAACAACCTGCCTTGCAGAGGCTGTTTCCAAAGGCGGCAAGGTGCGCATCGGCTTTGAGAATAATCTCCATCACAGCGATGGCTCGTTGGCACGAGACAATGCGGACCGGGTCAGCCATTTGATCAGCATTTTGCAAAAATCGGTCTAA
- a CDS encoding methylglyoxal synthase, with product MQETQNQAGKDILRIALVAHDAKKDDMIDWVGAHLSLLEKAQLFATGTTGGRILKAYPSLNLTPLFSGPLGGDQQIGAMIAEKKLDGLIFFVDPLSPMPHDVDVKALNRLAIVYDLPMACSGTSANYIMKGLIETHYGSLEAAQ from the coding sequence ATGCAAGAGACACAGAACCAAGCGGGCAAAGACATCTTGCGCATTGCCCTTGTCGCTCATGACGCCAAGAAAGACGACATGATTGACTGGGTAGGAGCCCATCTCTCCCTGCTTGAAAAGGCCCAACTCTTTGCGACTGGCACGACCGGGGGGCGCATTCTCAAAGCCTATCCAAGCCTCAACCTGACGCCGCTCTTCTCCGGTCCCCTTGGTGGCGACCAGCAGATTGGCGCGATGATTGCCGAGAAAAAGCTCGATGGCCTGATCTTCTTTGTCGATCCCCTGTCCCCGATGCCTCACGATGTGGATGTGAAAGCTCTGAACCGCCTCGCTATTGTCTATGATCTGCCAATGGCCTGCAGCGGAACGTCGGCCAACTATATCATGAAGGGGCTGATCGAAACCCATTACGGTTCCTTGGAAGCCGCACAATAG
- a CDS encoding EAL domain-containing protein produces the protein MQKVILRRIFILGTIFITCLCASKAGLFYYIDHYIAEKRMMLMQKPATGSIVLLEIDNKSLTAVGLWPWKRSIYGQIVEKAFAAGAEEIAFDIDFSASSSEKEDHDFQAALEKAAGPVTLAIFQQHSTSSNLKSAIQTNRPIAELEDSAWLATVNMLADKDGVIRHFPYAQEIDGEYIPSLTSVLGGVQHVVPSTFIVDYGIDPDSIPTYSVIDLLKDSLPKDALRGKKLLIGAGAAELRDTLTVPIFGMISGPKMQVLAAENILLGRSLGYAPQNWTIALTILALALGVMIGSRRSLNTFTKIGILALLGLGIEIIGGWIYFSQPLILRTGLPHAQLAFSAAAIILVEIRFKDLMLNLSKRHADSISRLLQTIVADSFSGILIVDQKGHIHEISQQAVATFKALGHDIDRNVSIEGQLPEAFQALLADGLRYPEHYERNQSLKTLQVNHGDEIRYFEFSLTPSRITAHTEESHEPIQVATLLFHDVTDAKQEQIRLEYLADHDQLTDLLNKSGFCNEIDERMIAMSEQDALIFACQCPQIDKVTQSLGAEYSDLLMRHIGQRLSQLEAFDLIGCSEQKEFLLAKIEAGEEDLDRLCAIILDCLDQPFDVRGHRIIAGCHVGVADFIQGGRLADEVVKAAIVALYRSKETGNRHLFYTSQLADNVVHRRVLEREIIDANDRKEFELHYQPQVNLKSEDVVGCEALIRWRHEEMGIIRPDLFIPIIEETGMIIDIGRWILEQACKDAMTWPKPVTVAVNISPIQFMRSDIRADIQHALDVSGLPKERLHIEITESLFIANPEPIIETLNAIRADGIKIALDDFGTGYSSLSYIHQFPLDKLKIDRAFIKDLPHSTDSLAVINAVGALAHGLGMDVIAEGMESAEQVEVLKIARCDIGQGYYFGKPMPQADFTAYLNRKSEGEVTPNTDTGRADIRKSA, from the coding sequence ATGCAAAAAGTCATTCTCCGCCGCATTTTCATTTTGGGCACGATTTTCATAACTTGCCTGTGCGCCTCCAAGGCGGGCTTGTTCTATTATATCGACCATTATATCGCTGAAAAGCGCATGATGCTGATGCAGAAACCTGCAACCGGGTCGATTGTGCTGCTGGAGATAGACAATAAAAGCCTGACAGCCGTTGGGTTGTGGCCTTGGAAACGCTCGATTTACGGCCAGATTGTCGAGAAAGCATTTGCTGCCGGTGCCGAAGAAATCGCCTTCGATATCGACTTCAGCGCTTCCTCGTCAGAAAAAGAGGACCACGATTTCCAGGCAGCCCTTGAAAAAGCAGCCGGACCGGTCACCTTGGCGATTTTTCAGCAACATAGCACATCCAGCAATCTCAAGTCGGCTATTCAAACCAACCGCCCCATCGCAGAGCTGGAAGACAGCGCTTGGCTCGCCACCGTCAATATGCTGGCCGACAAGGACGGTGTCATCCGCCATTTTCCCTATGCCCAGGAAATTGACGGCGAATATATCCCGTCACTGACAAGCGTTTTAGGCGGCGTTCAACATGTCGTCCCCTCGACCTTCATTGTCGATTACGGGATCGACCCCGATAGCATTCCCACCTATTCGGTCATCGATCTGCTCAAGGACAGTTTGCCGAAAGATGCCTTGCGCGGCAAGAAGCTGCTCATTGGCGCCGGTGCCGCAGAATTGCGCGACACGCTGACCGTGCCGATCTTTGGCATGATTTCCGGACCTAAAATGCAGGTTCTGGCAGCAGAAAACATTCTTCTGGGCCGTAGTCTCGGCTATGCGCCCCAAAACTGGACCATCGCGTTGACCATCTTGGCGCTTGCATTGGGCGTCATGATCGGTAGTCGGCGAAGCTTGAACACCTTTACCAAAATCGGCATCCTGGCCCTGTTGGGTCTTGGCATTGAAATCATTGGTGGATGGATCTATTTCAGCCAGCCACTGATCCTGCGCACCGGTTTGCCCCATGCACAGCTGGCCTTTTCCGCGGCCGCCATTATATTGGTCGAAATCCGTTTCAAAGACCTGATGCTAAACCTATCCAAACGCCACGCAGACAGCATTTCGCGCCTGTTGCAAACCATCGTCGCCGACAGTTTCTCCGGCATTCTGATCGTCGACCAGAAAGGCCATATCCACGAAATCAGCCAACAGGCAGTGGCAACCTTCAAGGCGCTGGGACATGACATTGACAGAAATGTCAGCATTGAGGGCCAATTGCCTGAAGCCTTCCAGGCTCTGCTGGCGGACGGTCTGCGCTATCCTGAGCATTATGAACGAAATCAGAGTCTGAAAACCCTACAGGTCAATCACGGTGACGAGATCCGCTATTTCGAGTTTTCCCTCACGCCCTCACGCATCACTGCCCACACTGAAGAAAGCCATGAGCCTATTCAGGTCGCAACCTTGCTGTTCCATGACGTGACCGATGCAAAACAGGAACAGATCCGTCTTGAATATCTCGCCGACCATGACCAATTGACCGATCTGCTCAACAAGTCCGGTTTCTGCAATGAAATTGACGAGCGCATGATTGCCATGAGCGAGCAGGATGCTCTGATTTTCGCCTGTCAGTGCCCACAAATCGACAAGGTCACCCAATCGCTCGGTGCCGAATATTCGGACCTGTTGATGCGCCATATAGGGCAGCGCCTTTCCCAGCTTGAAGCCTTCGACCTGATTGGCTGCTCGGAACAAAAGGAATTTCTGTTAGCCAAGATCGAAGCGGGAGAGGAAGACCTTGATCGCCTGTGTGCAATCATTCTTGACTGTCTGGACCAACCATTTGACGTAAGAGGCCACCGGATCATTGCTGGTTGCCACGTTGGCGTGGCAGATTTCATCCAAGGCGGCAGGCTCGCCGACGAGGTGGTCAAAGCGGCAATTGTTGCCCTGTATCGATCCAAGGAAACCGGCAACCGGCACCTTTTCTATACCTCACAACTGGCGGACAATGTGGTACACCGCCGGGTCCTTGAGCGCGAAATCATTGATGCCAATGATCGCAAGGAATTCGAACTGCATTATCAGCCACAGGTCAATCTGAAGTCAGAAGACGTGGTCGGCTGCGAAGCCCTGATCCGTTGGCGGCACGAGGAAATGGGCATCATCCGGCCTGACCTCTTCATCCCGATCATCGAAGAAACCGGAATGATCATCGATATTGGTCGCTGGATCCTCGAGCAGGCCTGCAAGGATGCGATGACCTGGCCAAAACCGGTCACGGTCGCGGTCAATATTTCGCCAATTCAGTTCATGCGCTCGGATATCCGCGCCGATATCCAGCATGCCCTTGACGTGTCAGGCCTGCCGAAAGAGCGGCTCCATATCGAAATCACCGAATCCCTGTTCATCGCCAATCCTGAGCCAATAATTGAAACCCTGAATGCAATCCGCGCCGACGGCATCAAGATTGCCCTTGATGATTTTGGGACGGGCTATTCGTCACTGAGTTATATTCATCAATTCCCCCTCGACAAGCTCAAGATCGACAGGGCCTTCATCAAGGATCTGCCCCATTCGACCGATTCGCTCGCCGTTATCAATGCGGTAGGAGCACTGGCACATGGTCTTGGCATGGATGTCATCGCCGAAGGCATGGAAAGCGCCGAGCAGGTTGAAGTCCTCAAGATCGCCCGCTGCGACATTGGGCAGGGCTATTATTTTGGCAAACCAATGCCCCAAGCCGACTTTACCGCCTATTTGAACCGAAAATCAGAAGGCGAAGTCACTCCCAATACCGACACCGGCAGGGCGGATATCAGGAAATCTGCCTGA
- a CDS encoding aspartate aminotransferase family protein, with protein sequence MSHMFPRHTKAILPTIAKGDGVYLIDTDGKRYLDGSGGAAVSCLGHSDMDVISAITAQVQTIPFAHTGFFTSAPAEKLADKLIAHAPGDLNRVYLVSGGSEAVEAAIKLARQYFLEIGQPQRHRIIARRQSYHGNTLGALSAGGNMWRREPFAPLMIETSHIAPCYEYRDRRADESAFDYGQRVANELEAEIERVGADTVMAFIAEPVVGATAGALPPVEGYFKRIREICDHHGILLILDEVMCGMGRTGTLFACEQDGIAPDILTIAKGLGAGYQPIGATLCTQTIYDAIESGSGFFQHGHTYMGHPTAAAAALAVVTKLTDGGLAERSRMMGEKLKAALIEAFGQHAHVGDIRGRGLFIGIEIVEDRETKAPFDPAKAIAKQLKKETFQAGLICYPMSGTIDGGRGDHILLAPAFIIEDSHIAELISKLRIAFDKVLP encoded by the coding sequence ATGTCTCATATGTTTCCCCGACACACAAAAGCCATTCTCCCCACGATTGCCAAGGGAGACGGCGTCTATTTGATCGACACAGATGGAAAGCGCTATCTCGATGGCTCGGGCGGGGCTGCCGTTTCCTGCCTTGGTCACAGCGATATGGATGTGATTTCCGCCATCACCGCACAAGTTCAGACCATCCCTTTTGCGCATACCGGCTTCTTTACATCTGCCCCCGCAGAAAAGTTGGCGGACAAGCTCATCGCCCATGCACCGGGCGACCTCAACCGGGTCTATCTGGTGTCAGGCGGTTCGGAAGCCGTTGAAGCGGCGATCAAGCTTGCCCGCCAATATTTCCTTGAAATCGGCCAGCCACAACGCCACCGCATCATTGCCCGCCGCCAGAGCTACCACGGCAACACCCTTGGCGCCCTATCCGCCGGTGGCAACATGTGGCGTCGAGAGCCTTTTGCCCCGCTGATGATCGAAACCAGCCACATCGCCCCTTGCTATGAATATCGGGACCGTCGGGCAGATGAGAGCGCTTTTGACTATGGCCAGCGGGTTGCCAATGAGTTGGAAGCCGAAATCGAGCGGGTTGGCGCTGACACGGTGATGGCCTTCATTGCCGAGCCTGTGGTTGGAGCCACCGCTGGCGCCTTGCCGCCGGTGGAGGGATATTTCAAGCGCATCCGCGAGATCTGCGATCACCATGGCATTCTGCTCATTCTCGATGAGGTCATGTGTGGCATGGGCCGCACCGGCACCCTGTTTGCCTGCGAACAGGACGGCATAGCGCCGGACATCCTGACCATTGCCAAGGGGTTGGGCGCAGGCTATCAGCCAATTGGCGCAACCCTTTGTACCCAGACAATCTATGACGCCATTGAAAGCGGGTCGGGCTTCTTCCAGCATGGCCACACCTATATGGGCCATCCAACAGCAGCAGCAGCAGCCCTTGCCGTCGTCACCAAACTCACCGATGGCGGACTGGCCGAGCGCAGCCGGATGATGGGTGAGAAACTCAAAGCGGCACTCATCGAGGCCTTTGGTCAGCATGCCCATGTCGGCGACATTCGCGGACGAGGCCTGTTTATCGGCATTGAGATAGTCGAAGATCGCGAAACCAAAGCCCCGTTTGACCCGGCCAAGGCCATTGCCAAGCAGCTCAAGAAGGAAACCTTCCAGGCTGGTCTCATCTGCTACCCCATGAGCGGCACCATTGACGGTGGCCGTGGCGACCATATCCTGCTGGCCCCGGCCTTCATCATTGAAGACAGTCATATCGCAGAACTGATCTCCAAGCTCCGCATTGCCTTTGACAAGGTCCTGCCATGA
- a CDS encoding universal stress protein yields the protein MIKSVLCALDISQDNDIEVLRKADKLARLDDASLDVVTVVPNFGMTLVSTYFDDNFQQQAVKQAKAQLRERVGAILGEERNEDIRHIVATGSVYEEILELAEQTDVDLIVIGAHKPDLREYLLGPNAARVVRHSNCSVYVVRNK from the coding sequence ATGATTAAATCAGTCCTATGTGCGCTCGATATCAGTCAGGACAATGATATCGAGGTGCTCCGCAAGGCAGACAAGTTGGCGCGGCTCGATGATGCCAGCCTCGATGTGGTGACGGTCGTGCCGAATTTTGGCATGACCCTCGTCAGCACCTATTTTGACGACAATTTCCAGCAGCAGGCGGTCAAGCAAGCCAAAGCGCAACTGCGCGAAAGGGTCGGAGCTATCCTTGGTGAAGAGCGGAATGAAGACATCCGTCATATTGTGGCGACCGGCTCGGTCTATGAGGAAATTCTCGAACTGGCAGAGCAGACCGATGTTGATCTGATCGTCATTGGGGCACACAAGCCGGATTTGCGCGAGTATCTGCTTGGTCCGAACGCCGCCCGCGTGGTGCGCCATTCCAATTGTTCGGTCTATGTGGTGCGCAACAAGTAA
- a CDS encoding TRAP transporter permease — MSQKKESGRPLSEEELQDLVASTDAGSRNPVGMVGTFLAAVALIWSLFQVVLASPISNYVLPGDLINNSRQFHLAFAIFLAYMAYPALSSSPRHHIPVQDWIFAVSGAFIALYGFFMYQKIVDNGGLADDMDKWFALAGLILLFEAARRALGPAMAIIATIFLFYVFFGASEWMPEVIRWKGASLKKAMSHMWITSEGVFGIALGVSTKFVFLFVLFGALLDKAGAGNYFIKMAFAALGHLKGGPAKAAVVGSAATGLISGSSIANVVTTGTFTIPLMKRVGFTSEQAGSVEVASSVNGQIMPPVMGAAAFLMVEYVGISYVEVITHAFLPAIISYIALVYIVHLEAVKRNMPTLGNKTVSTLRTVLGMFAFFFCFAAICYGIKYPIGWITAAVPDGASWILALLVFAAYVALLKFASTVEDLHPDDPNAKEVVLPEMSEIYKSGLYYLLPIVVLVYFLMIEQKSPGLSAFWATALLFFILLTQRPLKALFRGESATASVIAEGVKDLGSGLIEGARNMIGIGLATATAGVIVGTVTLTGIGQVMADLVELISGGNLVLMLVFVGMLSLVLGMGLPTTANYIVVSSLMAGVVVSLGEQSGLVVPLIAVHLFVFYFGIMADVTPPVGLASFAAAAVSGGDAIKTGFTAFFYSLRTVALPFVFIFNTDLLLIDVTWYQGILVFIIATIAILVFTAGTMGYFVTKNRIYESVALVLVAFVLFRPDYFINHLQPPYETVAPSAISETFGSLHKGGEMRLVVSGPDFDTSQIKQTTLVLEAGDQTGGDARLSAAGVTLMDEDGVTKMDEPFPGTPLFDKMSSFDFYGDEPVVIKSAKVKADQLPKELIFIPGLLLLGLIYMLQRARVRREEETA; from the coding sequence ATGTCACAAAAAAAGGAAAGCGGGCGTCCTCTTTCTGAAGAAGAACTTCAGGATCTGGTCGCGTCCACCGATGCCGGTTCGCGCAATCCCGTCGGCATGGTGGGGACCTTCCTCGCAGCCGTCGCTCTCATTTGGTCTCTCTTTCAGGTCGTTCTGGCCTCTCCAATCTCCAATTATGTGCTGCCCGGTGATCTGATCAACAACTCTCGACAGTTCCATCTGGCCTTTGCGATCTTTCTCGCCTATATGGCCTATCCCGCACTGTCATCAAGCCCGCGCCATCACATTCCGGTTCAGGACTGGATCTTCGCGGTGTCTGGTGCCTTCATCGCGCTCTATGGCTTCTTCATGTATCAAAAGATCGTCGACAATGGCGGTTTGGCGGATGACATGGACAAGTGGTTCGCGCTGGCAGGTTTGATCCTGCTGTTTGAAGCGGCCCGACGCGCTCTTGGGCCAGCCATGGCGATCATAGCCACGATTTTTCTGTTCTATGTCTTTTTCGGTGCATCGGAATGGATGCCCGAGGTGATCCGCTGGAAAGGCGCGTCCCTCAAGAAAGCCATGAGCCATATGTGGATCACCTCTGAAGGCGTGTTCGGCATTGCGCTTGGGGTTTCAACCAAATTTGTCTTCCTGTTCGTGTTGTTCGGGGCCTTGCTGGACAAGGCGGGTGCAGGCAACTATTTCATCAAGATGGCCTTTGCCGCGCTTGGTCACCTCAAGGGTGGTCCGGCGAAAGCTGCCGTTGTTGGCTCGGCTGCAACGGGCCTGATTTCCGGCTCCTCGATCGCCAACGTGGTGACCACCGGGACCTTTACCATTCCCCTGATGAAGCGGGTCGGCTTTACCTCTGAGCAGGCTGGTTCCGTTGAGGTGGCCTCTTCGGTCAATGGTCAGATCATGCCGCCGGTGATGGGCGCTGCTGCCTTCCTTATGGTGGAATATGTGGGCATTTCCTATGTTGAGGTGATCACCCATGCCTTCCTGCCTGCGATCATTTCCTATATCGCACTGGTCTATATCGTCCATCTGGAAGCGGTGAAACGCAACATGCCAACCCTTGGCAACAAGACCGTTTCCACCCTGCGGACGGTGCTTGGCATGTTTGCCTTCTTCTTCTGCTTTGCGGCCATTTGTTATGGCATCAAATATCCGATTGGTTGGATTACTGCGGCTGTGCCGGACGGGGCGAGCTGGATTCTGGCCCTGCTGGTCTTTGCGGCCTATGTGGCCCTGCTGAAATTTGCGTCCACCGTCGAAGACCTGCATCCGGATGATCCCAATGCCAAGGAAGTTGTGCTGCCGGAAATGTCCGAGATCTATAAGTCCGGTCTCTACTATCTGCTGCCGATTGTTGTGCTGGTCTATTTCCTGATGATCGAGCAGAAATCGCCGGGTCTGTCCGCATTCTGGGCAACCGCTCTGCTGTTTTTCATCCTGTTGACCCAGCGTCCGCTGAAGGCTCTGTTCCGTGGTGAAAGTGCCACGGCCAGTGTCATTGCCGAAGGGGTGAAGGATCTGGGCAGCGGGTTGATCGAAGGCGCACGCAACATGATCGGCATTGGTCTGGCGACCGCGACTGCCGGGGTGATTGTTGGTACTGTGACGCTGACCGGTATCGGTCAGGTGATGGCTGACCTTGTCGAATTGATTTCCGGCGGTAATCTGGTTCTGATGCTGGTCTTTGTGGGCATGCTGTCTCTGGTGCTCGGGATGGGCCTGCCAACCACGGCGAACTATATTGTGGTCTCGTCGCTGATGGCGGGCGTCGTTGTGTCGCTGGGTGAGCAAAGCGGGCTTGTTGTGCCGCTGATTGCCGTGCATCTGTTTGTCTTCTATTTCGGCATTATGGCAGATGTGACGCCGCCGGTGGGGCTTGCCTCCTTCGCGGCGGCGGCGGTGTCTGGCGGGGACGCGATCAAGACCGGCTTTACGGCCTTCTTCTATTCCCTGCGTACCGTGGCATTGCCCTTCGTCTTCATCTTCAACACAGATTTGTTGTTGATCGATGTGACCTGGTATCAGGGTATTCTGGTCTTCATTATCGCGACCATAGCCATTCTGGTCTTTACGGCCGGTACGATGGGGTATTTTGTCACCAAAAACCGGATCTATGAAAGCGTGGCTCTGGTGCTGGTGGCCTTTGTGTTGTTCCGCCCGGACTATTTCATCAATCATCTGCAACCGCCTTATGAGACGGTCGCACCATCGGCAATCTCGGAAACCTTTGGTTCGCTGCACAAGGGCGGTGAAATGCGTCTGGTTGTTTCGGGGCCTGATTTTGACACCAGCCAGATCAAGCAAACCACGCTTGTTCTGGAAGCTGGCGATCAGACAGGTGGTGACGCCCGTCTCTCCGCAGCCGGTGTGACCCTGATGGATGAGGATGGTGTGACAAAGATGGACGAGCCATTCCCGGGGACGCCACTCTTTGACAAAATGAGCTCGTTTGACTTCTATGGCGATGAGCCGGTTGTGATCAAATCAGCCAAGGTCAAGGCGGATCAATTGCCCAAAGAACTGATCTTCATTCCGGGCCTGCTGCTGCTGGGTCTGATTTATATGTTGCAGCGTGCACGTGTGCGCCGTGAAGAGGAGACTGCGTAA